In Aedes albopictus strain Foshan chromosome 3, AalbF5, whole genome shotgun sequence, the genomic window TACTGAGCTGCGCGGTCTTAGGTGAGATGAGACGAAGGACGAGGCCGCCGAAAGGGGTAGGTTTGCTGTGCGCGCGATTGACGAACACTGACGCGCGAGGAGTGCGAACGGACGACGACCGGATAGACGACGAATCAAGCGTGCGCCGGCTGCCAGCTCTTTGTCGATGTCTCTGTTTTTTTCTGCCTCCTCATCCTCGTCGTCCAACCCCAGGCCTGGCAGACAACAGTTCGAACCGACATAATTAGAGTGATTAGCCCAGTTTAGCGGAAGATTAGTCGAAAGTTGAAAGTGTTTGTTTTTCGAGGAATTTGAAGCGATTTGTGGCATGGCATGACGACGGCGATCGACTCGCCTCTCATGAGAGACACGCAGGCGAGcgatgaggacgacgacgacgaggttgACTCGACTGTGATGAATTCATTGTTATGCGGGTCATTGAGTGGACGTATAAATTCAGTCGTCAGGTGCGGATGGATGGcttcaaaattaaaaattcaaatgCGATGTTATTGGGCTGTCAAATTAGGTTCGGGGCGGCCTACGTGTAAGGTAATGTACGCACGCTGCTGTGGGAAATCTTCGGAGAATTTATAGGAATGTTTGGAAGGGGAgtgctttcacagttattaaggtCGAACCTCTAGTGCTAAAATgatttttatcaattttgtttCAGATTTCAATCACTGatttacagtcattgcacaattatgggtcactctgtcacaattattagtcagacagttcaccatgcaattcaaatggaattgacccataattgtgggtgacccatgattgtgctatgactgtactgcAGAATTTGTTTGTTGCTTCTATGATTATTCTGTTGTACCTCTCCTAAAAATTgcgtttcgagggaaatcctccgaggatttcgagggaaatcctccgaggatttcgagggaaatcctccgaggatttcgagggaaatccttccaggatttcgagggaaatccttccaggatttcgagggaaatccttccaggatttcgagggaaatccttccaggatttcgagggaaatccttccaggatttcgagggaaatacttccaggatttcgagggaaatccttccaggatttcgagggaaatccttccaggatttcgagggaaatccttccaggatttcgagggaaatccttccaggatttcaagggaaatccttccaggatttcgaaggaaatccttccaggatttcgagggaaatccttcaaggatttcgagggaaatccttccaggatttcgagggaaatccttccaggatttcgagggaaatccttccaggatttcgagggaaatccttccaggatttcgagggaaatccttccaggatttcgagggaaatccttccaggatttcgagggaaatccttccaggatttcgagggaaatccttccaggatttcgagggaaatccttccaggatNNNNNNNNNNNNNNNNNNNNNNNNNNNNNNNNNNNNNNNNNNNNNNNNNNNNNNNNNNNNNNNNNNNNNNNNNNNNNNNNNNNNNNNNNNNNNNNNNNNNNNNNNNNNNNNNNNNNNNNNNNNNNNNNNNNNNNNNNNNNNNNNNNNNNNNNNNNNNNNNNNNNNNNNNNNNNNNNNNNNNNNNNNNNNNNNNNNNNNNNNNNNNNNNNNNNNNNNNNNNNNNNNNNNNNNNNNNNNNNNNNNNNNNNNNNNNNNNNNNNNNNNNNNNNNNNNNNNNNNNNNNNNNNNNNNNNNNNNNNNNNNNNNNNNNNNNNNNNNNNNNNNNNNNNNNNNNNNNNNNNNNNNNNNNNNNNNNNNNNNNNNNNNNNNNNNNNNNNNNNNNNNNNNNNNNNNNNNNNNNNNNNNNNNNNNNNNNNNNNNNNNNNNNNNNNNNNNNNNNNNNNNNNNNNNNNNNNNNNNNNNNNNNNNNNNNNNNNNNNNNNNNNNNNNNNNNNNNNNNNCATTTAAGGCCTTTTGCAGGGATTAATCCAGCAAATATTTAGCGATTTTTTTCCGATATTTATCTAAGGATATCTCGTAGCATTCTTATTAGGATTAAACTCATAACTTCTTCTGaaactcttctagggatttttgctggaattcctcccggtatttcattcaggatttttaCTGAGATTGTTTCAAgcattgttctaggaattccgccaaggattccttccgggattctttcaaagattccttcctagTTGTGTCCCAgtaatccttgtggaattccattCGGGATTCTCCAtgggttattcctgggattttcttaatgattttcccgggattcattttgatttttttttttcaaagtttgcgTCAGGgactccttcattgattcctccccgGATTTTTATTGGGGActttttccgagatttttcccaggaattttgtcgagattctttcagaattattccagggattccattaggtATTTCTCGTAGGATTGATGTTATCCGGAATTTCCTAATCGAATACTCCCGAGATTTTTCTTAGAAATGTTGCTTTAGTTGCCGTCAAGacgtcttccagggatttctgttcTTTCGGACCGAGGATATCCCTGAGATTTCGGACCGAGGATTCTTTGAGagtcattccgagattccttcttTGGTTTGTCCGGGGTTCTTTAAtagattccactagggatttcatTTCTAGGATTACTTCCGGGATCGCTTCTGGAATTGATTCCGAAATTGCTTCAGTTCTTTATCTTAAGGTTCCTCTAAAGGTTTCTCCCGAAgttcattccgatttttttcctgggattccttccgatagtcgattaggggttcctccagcagtttcttcaggaattcctttcgggttcTCTTCGCCGGTTTCCTTTCGAAATTATTTTATTGATTCTTTCCCAGCTTTCgccaggtattcctcccggaatttctcccaggagttcGACCGGGACTTTTCAAGCatgctttcagaaactcctctttgGAATCATTCCTTGATTATTcgcgggattcctttagaaatttctccaaagattccttcaaaaattcctttcaaaagatttttttttttccaaagattttttttttattaatgtgtattttagcttacagctaattctacactattccagagagggctgaaagtctctctaataaagacaaatcaatcaatcaactattccagagattcatcccggGATGTTTCCtggtctttctccaggaactccttcagggattttttaggaTACTTTCCCGCATTTTTCGGGATTTCTGTCCTGGTAgcgttactccaggaaatccttccaaaattccttccacgatttgttccagaatttctttagatatgTGTATCGGGAATTatccgagattttttcagggattcctctcaaaattcttttaggaattttttcagtgattctttaagggattcatctcgaaatttctacaatgataaCTTTAGGGCTCTTTCTCCGACTTCCAATAGGGATTTTTTTAGGTATTACTCAAGGAAtcttacatggattcctccaaagaatatTTCGTAGATTCATCCCGAacattcttcaggcatttctgccggaatttcttaaaaactacCTGCTGGATTATCCCAGGGATTCTTTTCGGGATTTTCCCGATatccctctctggattcctctttggattctttccaggattatCCCCGGCAATCGTCCCAGAattatctgaaatattttttgaggaatatctcccGTGGTTCCTTTCGGTattgctcctagaatttctttcttGATGTTTCTGAATTTGTATTCTTCCAGATAATTATTTCTTTTTTTCAAGTTTATAAACAGacactcctgaagaattcttgggaaaaattacaggagaaatccagaGATGAAGTTCGTTCGAAATATCACGGAAAACTTTGACAGGAATTCCGGGATACCTTAAAAGAAATCCCGATGGGAGCTccgagagaaatcctggaagaaaaatcccatgaggaatgcctaccgaaatcccaaaagaaacttcagATGCAACCTTGGGAGCAATCTTAACAGAAACTCTAAGACATCCCTGAAAACATCTGGCCGAAATTATGGGAAAAACACACCAAAAACCCCTATTCcgaattctgaaggaactcagGGGCAGTGacaattccctaacctcaaatctacctgttcaacgaatataaattctttaaattttctgaacaaattggtttgtaattttcagaaaatgacgagaatagccgtttccgTCCATTTGCAATTTGTTTCTGATCCTGAATCCTTCGCAATTGCatgttttagggtcgttgaataGGTAAAaaatgaggttacgagacgccactgctcGGGAGGAAAAATCCCATTAGACACTCCTGAAGAAGTCTTGGtagaaattccagggtaaatccaGACAGAAATTTTGGGCGGAAAAGCACGCGGAACTTCGATATGAATACCGGGAAACCTTTAAAAGAAATCCCGGTAGGAGCTCCGagaaaaatcccatgaggaatgcctagcgaaatcccgagaaaaacttcaaaagaaattctaggaaaacccCCGAAAGGAACTCCCGAAAAATCCCTAGGCCTAGAAGAAACACACCTGAAACTCCTATTGAAGTTTCTGGAGGAGCtataaaagaaattccagaagaacttctagaaaaaaagcaCGAAGAACACCAGCAGAAACCCCGGAAGGAACCCTAGAAAATATCCTCTTAGAGATTTCTCGAGTAGAACTTCtaagaaatccaaagaaaaatacAAGTAAAgaatttaggagaaattcctaataaaCTCCTTTTGtaagaatccaggaggattccaagACAGTAAATACATTTGGAACATCCACGCTTATCAACTGTTTCTGTAAACGcttaaaaaaactcttggaaatgTGAAAATGGAGTAATGGTATTCGGAGAAGTGTAATTATCGTAAATTTTTCATTAAGTGTTGCCAAACTTACGGTAGTTCTTTACTAGCTGCAGCACTGCTCTCCTCCACCGACGAAGCTGCCGGAACTGGCTTTGTCTTGGACTTGCCCACCAACACAGAAGGAACGACGTCCGGCTTTTGCTTCCTTACTGCCGCAGCAGCCAGCGCTTcccgttgctgctgttgctgtcggAACTGTTTGGCTGCCTGAAGCCGAGCCGCCGCTCGTATATTGCTTCGTGGCCGTGAAGAATCTCGTACGAATCCCGATACCACTTTGATTTTTGCTTTTATCGAAGGCGTCGACGGAACGGATGTTACCGGAGCCGGTGGTTCCAACGGCTTCGATGATGATTTGGTCGACTTCTTAGCACTACCGGATCGGCTGGTCTTGGAAAATGAGTCCTTTTTCAGAGGACTTGCGGCTGGACTTGAAAGTTTCTTTGGCGATTCTTCGAACAGTAAGATTGGATCTTGCGTTTCCAGACAGATTCTTCGATCCTCCATCACAATGTTGAACTTCTTCATGGGTAGCACTTCCACGGAACGTCTCCCGGAAGTCTGTCCCTTCTTATCGTTGTATTCTAACCGCACAAACGATTTGCACTCGCTGTCATCATAACACGATCCCATCGAACACTCATTATAAGCGAAGTCTTCATCATCCTCACTTTCACTCATCACTTCCGGTTTAGGAACCTGCTGCGGCGGATCCGGTGCCTTCGCCTCTTCCAAAGAAAGATTCTCCTTGTTCGAGTCGGGTGTTCCCTTCGATTTGTCTGACTCCGCGATGACGACCCGCTCCGGACTCTGAAAGGCGTACACCGGTTTCCGGTCCGGATCCAAATCCGGAATGTCCGGTGTGCACCGTAGACGCGATAGGTTCTCACTTTCGTACGTTCCTTCGATTATCTGGTCCTTCCGAGGGGTCAGTATCCTCTGGACATCTTGCTCGGTAATGGGAATCAAGGAACGGGGCGATTTCCGAATAACTTCCGGTTTCCGTTTGGGAGAGTGCTTTTTAGGTATCACAGGAAGGATCTTCTCCAGAAGGACCACTTTACGCGGGGTGGGATTTTTTCGCTTGGAGGAAGCGGACGGGGCTAGACGCATCGGCGGAACAGGAGGTGGTGCTACTTTCGGAACAGGTTCCTTCCGAGCGACGATCACCTTCCTTGACTTGAACCCAGGAGGAGCGACGAATTTTCGTTCGGTCTTCTTCAGTGGAGCGGGTTTTGCGTTCTTCATACGGGCAATGGTGCGCTGCTTTTTGGCTTCCAGCTCGGCCTGTTGCTGCCTACGAGCTTCCGCGGCATTAAGGTACAGAGTAGATGTTTTCACGGGACTAGGCATGGAGAACACGGGTTGTTCTTTAACCGGGGTATTCTCCGGGGAGCTTGCATCACTGGAGCTGGATTCCGACGACGATccagaactgctggaagaatctgaGGACGAGACACTCACATTCGCTTCATGATCTTCGTCTTTTTGAGGGCTGCTTTCGGGATTTGGAGCCACTTCCGGTTGAGGTGGCGGCTCTTCTTCCATCTGCTTTTCCAGTGACACTTCTCCGACCTCTGGTTGCTGCTTTCTCCGTTCGCCATGCAACATGGCCTCAATATTTTTATCCAGATCTTCGGACTCATCCGGCTTGTAGTAGGAACTTCCGGATGAGTAATCCGTTCGCCGAGAGCTGAAGCCACCGGTTCCGCCAACGCTATGCGGACTAACCGAATTGATGGATTTGGGAGTACTGATCAAACCCGGAGTGATTGGAAAATTGGGCGTGTGAATGTCGCCCGATTTCTTGATCGAGGAATTCGCTTCCATACCTTCGCGGACAATCTTTACCAAAGGCGTGTTTTCAATCTGATTCGGCATCAGGAAGCGAGGTGTTATTGGAATGCTCGCCAAATCCGCTTTGAATGGGGTTTCGAGGAACAACGAGGTCCCAAAGGAGCAATCAACTGCCGTGACAGAGGGAGCCTTTTCCGGTGGAGTTTCCAGACTGTCGGAGGTGGTGTTGGCTGCAGAAGCCGATTGCTCTTGCTCCTTACGGACATATTCTGCGCTGGATTTCTTTGCCAGAAGTTTTGGATGATCTTTCACAGGTTTTGGCACCGGTTCCGGGGGTGTCTCCTCCACTTGAGATAAGGAACTTTCATCTACTTTAACCGGTGTTTCCGGTTCTGGTTCCGGTTGTGCTTCTGATTTTGGCTCGGGTATTGGTTCCGGCACTGGTGCAACCTCTTCGATCGATTCCGGTTCCTTGATCTGTTTCACTTCCACCACCGTAGTCTTCTCAACCACTTCAACCACCACCACCTTATCCTCCACCACGGCTACCACTTCCGTTTCCTTCACTTCCTCCTTCTCAACCACTTGCCTCTTCCGTGGACTACTCGTCCTCCGTTTTTTCGCCGATTTCTCCCCCTTGGACAACCTCCGTTTCGGACTCACCTTGGCCGGAGTTTTCTTTCTAGGAGTGATTTTGACGTAGATCTTGCTTCCCTGTTTTTTGTCATCCTCGTCGACTTCTTTAGCCGGAGTTTTCCCCTTGGTCGGCGTTTTGGTGGGAGACTTTTCCGTTTCCGGTTTCTTCGTCGAGGCCAGTGCGTCCTCCAGCATCTGCGCGTGGATTTCGGTAATACTATTATCGGTTCTATCCATCGACTCCAGCGATTCGTCCTCCTTGGCCGGCGTCGTGATCGGTTCATCCGGGGAAACTGGAGTGACCTTCCGCTTGACCGCTTTTTTGACAGTCGGTTTCTTGCGCCGCTTCGAAGCCGGTGTCTTAGTGGTTTTCTGCAGCCGTTGTTCCTCCATCAGTCGCAGATGCTGATCGAAGTTGGACTTGGACACCGACCGGATCCGGCGCCATTCTTCCATTTCCGAGTCGTTGATCAGTATCCGAGGCGGGGGAATCTTCCGCTGCACTTCCTCCACGGCTTGGGAGGGAATTTCGACCATGGGTTTGGGGGCTTCCTCGAGGGTCGTGGCCGTGGCTTCCTCGCTGGTCGATCGAGACAAAACACGGACGCACGTTCGAGGATCTTTGGCTACGCGAGGCGTGTTTGAGACGGAGTTCGGATTCAGAGCAGGACCGGAAGCGGGCTTGATGTCTTCGATCagcttttcgggggttttggatgGTTCCTGTTTGATGCTGGTCTCGAGGATGGGATTGAGGCGCTCCACCGCCAGAGCTGGGATACGACTGGGTCGCGCATCGACTGACGGAGGGGCAGAACCGGGAGTTGACACCCGGGCGGAAGTTCCAGTTGCCAAGGGCGATTGTTTGGCAGGTGTGTGGAAATTCAGAATCCGGATGTGAGATGCTTTGCGACTGGGAGTGGAGTTGCTGCGGACTTTGGTGTTCAGGATGAAATTGTGCTGAGGAGTGGCGCGGACTTCCACTTTGGGAATCATCTCGACAGCGGTTTCGGTAGTTGGGGGGACGACTTCCGGTTTGGGAATCACAGGAACAAACGACGAACAGATTCGGTTGATGGCGGTAGTTGTCGCGGTTGATGTATACGAGCTGCTAACGGCTGACGTGGTAACGAAAGCGTTCGCCGTAGTACTGATGATTGAGGTCTCCGAGGAAGAGGATGGAAATATAAGGAACTTATCGGGACTAGGTTCGGCCACATAGGAGACGGTCGGATTGCTTACGGATGGCTCTAGCGCCGAAGACGGGTAAGCGTTGAAATATACCGGAAGCTGATTATTCGACTCGAGATAACAACTCGGAACATTGATGAAATAGGTTTGTTCCGGAATACCGGTTCCGGTGATGGGAATTAAAGTGCTTGACGGTTGTGACGCTCCAAATGAATCCGTCAGGCTGGTCACTGATTGCTGCGCGGGGAACTGCAACTGGTTGATATCGACCAACTTGGTAGTGTTGTCCGGTTGAATAACGTAGAATTGGGTGGTTGAAGTCATAGGGACAGGTTGATCGGCTGCAGGTTGAACTTCCGTCGGAACGATCGTCGTTTCCGGTGGTATATTCGAGCTTTCCGAAACCGGCGCAGCTGGTTCAACCTTCACAACAGTCACCGCTGCTGGCTGAGATTTCTCCACGTCCaacccttccgggattcctccatagtACGGAACATCCGAAATGACCTTCACCTTTTTAGTAGATCGCTTCGCTGAAGCTGGGTTGTAGTTCTTTCTGCAGGTTTTCCGAAGTCTATCTTTCAACGGCGTCTCCGGTGGAGGAGTCGTCGTCGTTTCATCCTCTTCGTTTCCGTTCTGCGTCTTGACTGCCTTACTGCTGATATCGTCCAGAATATCATCGAAGACCGGATCTTTCACAGCACTGTTCACAATATTCGAGATCAACTCGTCAAAATTGAAATTGAACGATTGACATTCTTGAGTCTTGGGTTCGCtctccaccaccaccacctccttaACCGGTGGCTCTTCTCTAACGACACTTGTACCTTCCTTAGGATCCGTTTGGGTACTCATAGACGATTCCAGTCCCTTGTTAATCAAATCTGCAATCTTCTCCGGATAGTTCTCATTCTCCAAAAGCGTCTGGGAAAACAAATCAATCGAAGGAAACTTCCTCACGTCCAGCGGATCCTCTTCTGCCTCTCCCTTGTCCTGTCCGTCCTCCTCCTCCCCGTCATCCTCCCGACCGGATTCCTGCGTACTATCGTCTCCCCTATCCTCGATCGGCGATATATGCGACAAATTGGACAGATTCCTGCCGCTATCATTCAACACGATGAACGCAGGCGCCGCATTAAGGCACACTCGCTTCTGCTGCGGCTCGCCCACTTCCGGTGTGCTGCTCGAAAGCGACGGATGTGGCGATGGGGCACCTCGCTTCCGCTTGGCGGCGCCCACTGCCGACTTTCGGAACTCCTTTTTGGCCCCGTCATCGAGAGATTTCCTACCGTGACGCAGTTGCTTCACGAGCGTCAGAACGCGATCCACCTTTTTAACCAGCGGCAGATCCGGCTGGATGTCCAACTCCACACCGTGCCTTTCCACGAATTGGTCCACTGGAAATAGaagaacaaataaaaataaagttaatCCACTCGTATCTTGAAGCAGATTCTGTCTTGGTGGGTTTGTAATGATTAGCTTGAGCGTTTGCTTGATTGACCATGACCACCCGTTCTTATTACCTCAGTATCGTCAAATAAACTGCGCTTAAACAATGGACATACACAGATATCTGCTTCGAATTAACCGGCAACTTTAGTGCGTCGTAAGTGCTATTGAACTTATATATTTAGGCGATCGTATCGTTATAAACGTCAGGACGCTATCAGATATAAGGTACCAGAAAGCTCGAGAGGCAGTTTAtcatccatttgggacatttgtgctatCTTATGAACACAAGCTTATTCATCATCTACCCGAGGAAGAGGGAAGGAATTAGGAATGGGATGGGACAGAATTATTATTTAGGATTAGGAATGGGAAAAGGACAGATAGGGGAATAGAATCTTCATTAACGCattagcgtaccacaatgggttcaaacagcatcctgaaaagggcactgtaataacgcatagatCGTAAAGAGAGTCAATAgtttttaccacagcgggtcagaacaatacaattttgtttgacgacattgTCGTAAATTCAACATGAAAATGCTGAAAATCCGTCGCTGACCCTTAAACTATTCCAGTGTTGTTTGtgctgagtagcagcccaggtgttaatctgaagctttacccaacacttcgataccggaatagctggctcagggcgaATGAAGTCATGTGGTGCTTCAGTGCCAGCTTACTCATCAGTCAATTCATTTCcaacgatggaagaatggccagatacccatacaaggtgaacagcgtttgctgaattcagctcctcgatttgagttcgacaagcgataactatcttcgacctggagttggccgaagcaagtgctttaatagcagcctagctatctgaacagaagtatattactttgcccattacgtgctgctgaagtgtcgattgcactccgcacataaaagcaaagatttcggcctgaaaaacggtgcagtgtctaccaagtgaataagactgatacagccttagctcacgagaataatcaCCAGCACCTGcttgaccttcgagaagggagccatcagtgtaacatacgatgccgtctgaaatacttctctccagataaccagagtggacttcccgggaagggaatttcatagaaaatgtactatatggaaaattacaagcaattgtaagatcactcgggcccatatagccgaggcggtaaacgcacgggtattcagcatgaccatgctgagggtgacgggttcgattcatggtcgatccaggatcttttcgtaaaggaaatttcctagacttccttgggcatagaatatcttcgtgcctgccacacgatatacacatgcaaaatggtcattggcagaggaagctctcagttaataactgtggaagtgctcatagaacactaagctgagaagcaggctttgtcccagtgaggacgttacgccaagaagagagagagagaaagatcacttggagcaaggacaattttgtcttaattcaccaaaagtgggaacaacgaggtgtgtgttgatgtgcggttcacaggagtttcctctagtagaccgagttcCCGTAGACGgtaaatctaatctaatctaatctaatacatacgcagccagtacaagaaagcatcctggaaaataatcgggttagatttcGCCCaactatttttcttgtcaatattgaagctTGTGGCATATTAGAAATATGACATAAgcttcaaagcggccaggcctactgcgcagtatttaccgcaaagatgattcttggaAATGCCTCGACTTCTACATTTTATAACATTTTGTGTCGAAACAATTCTAGAACCTACAGGgatggaaggatgcgtggacataccgtaccaaacgctccatatTGCACGCAATTTAATACATGATTGAAATATAAATATTATTACAAATGTTATTGAGATTCATAGTTAAATAATGTATCTTGGAATGATCTCACCAATCTGTTGAGTTGCTTGTTTTCCAATGGTATACTTGAGGAACTTCCGACAGTTGATCATTTTCATATCTTGGAGCTGATCCTATTCAACGGCGGATGCTATGTTTACTATCATCACTTCACACTTTCACCGTGAATCTCCATCATCGCATTTTTGCTAAGCCATCACAATCAAATTTTCTTTTGGAGGATATTCTTACAGACCCATACACTTTTCTTAAACACGGTACGCTGTCCTCTCAACTTTCAGAGGAATCGACTATTTTTTTTAGCACGTCACCAGTTATGAAGTTTGATAACTTCTGGCAGCCTAACACTTGCGATCTCAACAGAAGAGGCATATTGAAAAGCAAGGCTTTTCCTATGTGTATCTGCCCACCACTAGCAAATTAGCAATCACTTAAAATAGCTTTCTGCTGGAAGCACCATCCGCGGAATCAATTTTTCACCAACCGAACTTCAGAAAAACAATCGAGGACGCTGTCGATCGCGATCCGTCTTCAGGCAGCCAGCCGCAAGTCATACAGGAAACACTTTTTGCGTAAAAGCTCTTCTGCAGGATATCAGAGGCAATCATTGTTGGTTGGGGTAATTATTGGGGTAATATATAAAACTCGCGGACACCccccgagtacccgtagacggtaaatgcaagaaagtgcttcttgtttgaaatgaatgtgtagtggagcaacgccaaagagaacttcgagcgctgccgtgggagttgaagagtacgctccagacatcgccattaggcacatcctttggagatggtctaattttgattggaccgttct contains:
- the LOC109431575 gene encoding titin isoform X2; its protein translation is MEIIPNSYIARVVLAYLYEEKLNQTANEFCKASPYLREEREFVKKGFRPATCISLKLTALFREYGEIQQKVDQFVERHGVELDIQPDLPLVKKVDRVLTLVKQLRHGRKSLDDGAKKEFRKSAVGAAKRKRGAPSPHPSLSSSTPEVGEPQQKRVCLNAAPAFIVLNDSGRNLSNLSHISPIEDRGDDSTQESGREDDGEEEDGQDKGEAEEDPLDVRKFPSIDLFSQTLLENENYPEKIADLINKGLESSMSTQTDPKEGTSVVREEPPVKEVVVVESEPKTQECQSFNFNFDELISNIVNSAVKDPVFDDILDDISSKAVKTQNGNEEDETTTTPPPETPLKDRLRKTCRKNYNPASAKRSTKKVKVISDVPYYGGIPEGLDVEKSQPAAVTVVKVEPAAPVSESSNIPPETTIVPTEVQPAADQPVPMTSTTQFYVIQPDNTTKLVDINQLQFPAQQSVTSLTDSFGASQPSSTLIPITGTGIPEQTYFINVPSCYLESNNQLPVYFNAYPSSALEPSVSNPTVSYVAEPSPDKFLIFPSSSSETSIISTTANAFVTTSAVSSSYTSTATTTAINRICSSFVPVIPKPEVVPPTTETAVEMIPKVEVRATPQHNFILNTKVRSNSTPSRKASHIRILNFHTPAKQSPLATGTSARVSTPGSAPPSVDARPSRIPALAVERLNPILETSIKQEPSKTPEKLIEDIKPASGPALNPNSVSNTPRVAKDPRTCVRVLSRSTSEEATATTLEEAPKPMVEIPSQAVEEVQRKIPPPRILINDSEMEEWRRIRSVSKSNFDQHLRLMEEQRLQKTTKTPASKRRKKPTVKKAVKRKVTPVSPDEPITTPAKEDESLESMDRTDNSITEIHAQMLEDALASTKKPETEKSPTKTPTKGKTPAKEVDEDDKKQGSKIYVKITPRKKTPAKVSPKRRLSKGEKSAKKRRTSSPRKRQVVEKEEVKETEVVAVVEDKVVVVEVVEKTTVVEVKQIKEPESIEEVAPVPEPIPEPKSEAQPEPEPETPVKVDESSLSQVEETPPEPVPKPVKDHPKLLAKKSSAEYVRKEQEQSASAANTTSDSLETPPEKAPSVTAVDCSFGTSLFLETPFKADLASIPITPRFLMPNQIENTPLVKIVREGMEANSSIKKSGDIHTPNFPITPGLISTPKSINSVSPHSVGGTGGFSSRRTDYSSGSSYYKPDESEDLDKNIEAMLHGERRKQQPEVGEVSLEKQMEEEPPPQPEVAPNPESSPQKDEDHEANVSVSSSDSSSSSGSSSESSSSDASSPENTPVKEQPVFSMPSPVKTSTLYLNAAEARRQQQAELEAKKQRTIARMKNAKPAPLKKTERKFVAPPGFKSRKVIVARKEPVPKVAPPPVPPMRLAPSASSKRKNPTPRKVVLLEKILPVIPKKHSPKRKPEVIRKSPRSLIPITEQDVQRILTPRKDQIIEGTYESENLSRLRCTPDIPDLDPDRKPVYAFQSPERVVIAESDKSKGTPDSNKENLSLEEAKAPDPPQQVPKPEVMSESEDDEDFAYNECSMGSCYDDSECKSFVRLEYNDKKGQTSGRRSVEVLPMKKFNIVMEDRRICLETQDPILLFEESPKKLSSPAASPLKKDSFSKTSRSGSAKKSTKSSSKPLEPPAPVTSVPSTPSIKAKIKVVSGFVRDSSRPRSNIRAAARLQAAKQFRQQQQQREALAAAAVRKQKPDVVPSVLVGKSKTKPVPAASSVEESSAAASKELP